In a single window of the Thermus amyloliquefaciens genome:
- a CDS encoding glutamine synthetase/cystathionine beta-lyase binding protein, producing the protein MPTFIVLSTLTDDGAETLVKNPERIKEVNQELERDFGVKVVAQYAVLGPYDFVNIVEAEDALAVARAMLHLGARGSVKTTTLEAIPVADLIAKLK; encoded by the coding sequence ATGCCCACCTTTATCGTCCTCAGCACCCTCACGGACGATGGCGCCGAGACCCTGGTGAAGAACCCCGAACGCATCAAGGAGGTGAACCAGGAGCTGGAAAGGGACTTCGGGGTCAAGGTGGTGGCCCAGTATGCGGTCTTGGGGCCTTATGACTTCGTGAACATCGTGGAGGCGGAGGATGCCTTGGCCGTGGCCCGGGCCATGCTCCACCTCGGGGCGCGGGGGAGCGTGAAGACCACCACCCTCGAGGCCATCCCCGTGGCCGACCTCATCGCCAAGCTCAAGTAG
- the rnhA gene encoding ribonuclease HI, which yields MKQVELFTDGACLGNPGPGGWAALLRHGGHERLLSGGEACTTNNRMELTALLEGLRALKEPCEVHLFSDSQYLVRALTEWLPAWQQRGLRKADGKPIENRDLWEAILEELKRHRVLPTWVRGHHGHPENERVDREARRQAKRQRERSQNPCPPKGATLFPR from the coding sequence GTGAAGCAGGTGGAGCTTTTCACCGACGGGGCCTGCCTGGGCAACCCCGGGCCCGGGGGTTGGGCCGCCCTTTTGCGCCATGGGGGGCACGAGCGCCTGCTTTCCGGGGGCGAGGCCTGCACCACCAACAACCGCATGGAGCTCACCGCCCTCCTCGAGGGCCTAAGGGCCCTCAAGGAGCCCTGCGAGGTGCACCTTTTCTCGGACAGCCAGTACCTGGTGCGGGCCCTAACCGAGTGGCTTCCCGCCTGGCAGCAAAGGGGCCTGCGCAAGGCAGACGGGAAACCCATAGAAAACCGCGACCTCTGGGAGGCCATCCTGGAGGAGCTGAAACGCCACCGCGTCCTCCCCACCTGGGTGCGGGGGCACCACGGCCACCCGGAGAACGAACGGGTGGACCGGGAGGCCAGGCGCCAGGCCAAGCGGCAAAGGGAACGGTCCCAGAACCCTTGTCCCCCCAAGGGGGCTACGCTTTTTCCCCGCTAG
- a CDS encoding acyl-CoA carboxylase subunit beta, which yields MLGQPKSPLESQLRPEEREGPVFKANKDAWVALVREFRESLERVRQGGGPKAVERQHKKGRLTARERIAKLLDPGTEFYELMAFAGWGMYEEWGGAPAGGVVTGLGQIQGQTWMIIANDATVKAGAFFPITAKKVIRAQTIALENRIPTLYLVDSAGVFLPLQDEVFPDQDDFGRIFYLNARMSALGIPQISAIMGNCVAGGAYLPVMTDVLLMTEGSGLYLAGPALVKAAIGQEVTSEELGGARMHFEVSGTVDFYEPNDEAAIERIRQLIALYPPPKLAPWAEGRKEPKDPLYPAEDLYGLIAPDGSRPYDLREVIARLVDGSEFLEYKGGYGETLVTGFARIGGFPVGIVGNQRLILKKKGRIEVGGVIYAEAADKAARFILEVNQMNIPLLFLQDVTGFMVGKESEQAGIIRRGAKLVNAVSNSVVPKITLILGGSFGAGNYALAGKAYAPRFIFAWPSAKYAVMGGAQAAKTLLELEVEKLRREGKEPSDEELKELYEGIKGRYEETLDPRYAAARLWVDGILLPHETRKWLIRALEACALNPEREPFRTGVFQV from the coding sequence ATGCTAGGCCAGCCCAAAAGCCCTCTCGAGAGCCAACTCCGCCCGGAGGAACGGGAAGGCCCCGTGTTCAAGGCCAACAAGGACGCCTGGGTGGCCCTGGTGCGGGAGTTCAGGGAAAGCCTGGAAAGGGTGCGCCAAGGGGGCGGGCCCAAGGCCGTGGAGCGCCAGCACAAGAAGGGGCGCCTCACCGCCCGGGAGCGCATCGCCAAGCTTTTGGACCCGGGCACGGAGTTCTATGAGCTCATGGCCTTCGCCGGGTGGGGGATGTACGAGGAGTGGGGCGGGGCCCCAGCGGGAGGCGTGGTCACCGGCCTGGGGCAGATCCAGGGCCAGACCTGGATGATCATCGCCAACGACGCCACGGTGAAGGCGGGGGCCTTCTTCCCCATCACCGCCAAGAAGGTGATCCGGGCCCAGACCATAGCCTTGGAAAACCGCATCCCCACCCTGTACCTGGTGGACTCCGCTGGGGTTTTCCTGCCCCTCCAGGACGAGGTCTTCCCCGACCAGGACGACTTTGGCCGCATCTTCTACCTGAATGCCCGCATGTCCGCCCTGGGCATCCCCCAGATCTCCGCCATCATGGGGAACTGCGTGGCCGGGGGCGCCTACCTGCCCGTCATGACCGACGTCCTCCTCATGACCGAGGGGAGCGGGCTTTACCTGGCGGGCCCCGCCCTGGTGAAGGCGGCCATTGGCCAGGAGGTGACGAGCGAGGAGCTGGGCGGGGCCAGGATGCACTTTGAGGTCTCGGGCACCGTGGACTTCTACGAACCCAACGACGAGGCCGCCATAGAACGGATCCGCCAGCTCATCGCCCTCTACCCACCCCCCAAGCTTGCCCCTTGGGCGGAAGGCCGCAAGGAGCCCAAAGACCCCCTCTACCCCGCGGAGGACCTCTATGGCCTCATCGCCCCCGACGGGTCCCGCCCCTATGACCTCCGGGAGGTGATCGCCCGCCTCGTGGACGGCTCGGAGTTTTTGGAGTACAAGGGGGGGTATGGGGAGACCCTGGTCACGGGGTTTGCCCGCATCGGGGGGTTTCCCGTGGGCATCGTGGGCAACCAACGCCTCATCCTGAAGAAGAAGGGTCGGATTGAGGTGGGCGGGGTCATCTACGCGGAGGCCGCGGACAAGGCCGCCCGGTTCATCCTGGAGGTGAACCAGATGAATATCCCCCTCCTCTTCCTCCAGGACGTGACCGGCTTCATGGTGGGGAAGGAGTCGGAGCAGGCGGGCATCATCCGCCGGGGGGCCAAGCTGGTGAACGCCGTTTCCAACTCCGTGGTGCCCAAGATCACCCTGATCCTGGGGGGCTCCTTCGGGGCGGGCAACTACGCCCTGGCGGGCAAGGCCTACGCCCCCAGGTTCATCTTCGCCTGGCCCAGCGCCAAGTATGCGGTGATGGGCGGGGCCCAGGCGGCCAAGACCCTTTTGGAGCTGGAGGTGGAGAAGCTCAGGCGGGAGGGCAAAGAACCCTCCGACGAGGAGCTTAAGGAGCTCTACGAAGGCATCAAGGGGCGCTACGAGGAGACCCTAGACCCCCGGTACGCCGCCGCCAGGCTTTGGGTGGACGGCATCCTCCTCCCCCACGAGACCCGGAAGTGGCTCATCCGGGCCCTCGAGGCCTGCGCCCTAAACCCCGAGCGGGAACCCTTCCGCACCGGGGTCTTCCAGGTGTAG
- a CDS encoding hydroxymethylglutaryl-CoA lyase encodes MAKVPIRYVECPRDAWQGFSRFIPTEEKVAFLEKLLEAGFRHLDLTSFVSPKWVPQMADAEAVLAALPPPEGRTYLAIVANERGLERALAAKNLTHVGYPFSLSETFQRKNTNRSLEDSWPLVGEMVRATEGRLGLVVYLSMAFGNPYGDPWSLEAVLEAMGRLRELGVREIALADTYGVAEAERIRQVLEGVVARFGPEGLGAHLHARPEGVLEKVEAVLASGVRWLEGALAGVGGCPFAGDELVGNLPTERVLPHLEERGYATGVDLKALPGLAGEAARLKLLYG; translated from the coding sequence ATGGCCAAGGTCCCCATCCGCTACGTGGAATGCCCCCGGGATGCCTGGCAGGGCTTCAGCCGCTTCATCCCCACGGAGGAAAAGGTGGCCTTCCTTGAGAAGCTTCTAGAAGCCGGCTTCCGCCACCTGGACCTCACCAGCTTCGTCTCCCCCAAGTGGGTTCCCCAGATGGCGGATGCGGAGGCGGTCCTGGCCGCCCTGCCGCCCCCTGAGGGCCGCACCTACCTGGCCATCGTGGCCAACGAGCGGGGCCTGGAAAGGGCGCTGGCGGCCAAGAACCTCACCCACGTGGGCTACCCCTTTTCCCTCTCGGAAACCTTCCAGCGCAAGAACACGAACCGCTCCCTGGAGGACTCCTGGCCCCTGGTGGGGGAGATGGTGCGGGCCACGGAGGGGAGGCTTGGCCTCGTGGTCTACCTCTCCATGGCCTTCGGCAACCCCTACGGGGACCCCTGGAGCCTGGAAGCCGTCTTGGAGGCCATGGGAAGGCTTAGGGAACTGGGGGTGCGGGAGATCGCCCTGGCGGACACCTATGGGGTGGCGGAAGCGGAGCGCATCCGGCAGGTGCTGGAAGGGGTGGTGGCCCGCTTCGGCCCCGAAGGCCTGGGAGCCCACCTGCACGCCCGGCCCGAGGGGGTTTTGGAGAAGGTGGAAGCGGTGTTGGCCAGCGGGGTGCGCTGGCTGGAGGGGGCCTTGGCGGGGGTGGGAGGCTGCCCCTTCGCTGGGGACGAGCTGGTGGGCAACCTGCCCACGGAAAGGGTGCTTCCCCACCTGGAGGAAAGAGGCTACGCCACGGGGGTAGACCTGAAGGCCCTTCCCGGGCTGGCGGGCGAGGCGGCCCGGCTTAAGCTCCTCTACGGCTAA
- a CDS encoding DUF3197 domain-containing protein: MERVGLRASPRLTLEALKEALKGVRFPEAKVYFLTDWQDRRPQARYAVVIHGGKKDLLTPDAFGPAFPGGEEALSELVELLLRLGAKKFYEAVVSPAELPELLDLPPEALIPRVNAIANPTDPGIYLKRVA; the protein is encoded by the coding sequence ATGGAACGCGTGGGCTTGCGTGCCTCTCCCAGGCTGACCCTCGAGGCCCTCAAGGAGGCCCTCAAGGGGGTGCGTTTTCCCGAGGCCAAGGTGTACTTCCTCACCGACTGGCAGGACCGCCGCCCCCAGGCCCGTTACGCGGTGGTGATCCACGGGGGCAAGAAGGACCTCCTCACCCCCGACGCCTTTGGCCCGGCCTTCCCGGGAGGGGAGGAGGCGCTTTCGGAGCTGGTGGAGCTTTTGTTGAGGCTTGGGGCTAAGAAGTTCTACGAGGCCGTGGTTTCCCCAGCGGAGTTGCCGGAGCTTTTGGACCTTCCGCCTGAGGCGCTCATCCCGCGGGTGAACGCCATCGCCAACCCCACGGACCCCGGGATCTACCTGAAAAGGGTGGCCTAG
- a CDS encoding DinB family protein, with translation MPAPFLEPLEPGVPPAVSAWIKGLKEVEAHLEKWAFDLPEEAFWWRPKEGVNPIGGLVRHVAGSSLRLASYALSLDLPEWAKRGREWELLGEPEAKGVVVARFREAWARLLSAFRGLGEGDLFQEVPVGAQGLQAPRAHVLHHLVEHAQHHAGQVIYARKLLG, from the coding sequence ATGCCCGCGCCCTTTCTGGAACCCCTGGAGCCGGGGGTGCCCCCGGCGGTCTCCGCCTGGATCAAGGGTCTCAAGGAGGTGGAGGCCCATCTGGAAAAGTGGGCCTTTGATCTCCCTGAGGAGGCTTTTTGGTGGCGGCCGAAGGAGGGGGTGAACCCCATCGGCGGCCTGGTGCGCCACGTGGCGGGAAGCTCCCTGCGCCTGGCCTCTTACGCCCTTTCCTTGGACCTGCCGGAGTGGGCCAAGAGGGGACGGGAGTGGGAGCTTCTGGGGGAGCCCGAGGCCAAGGGGGTGGTGGTGGCCCGCTTCCGGGAGGCCTGGGCCAGGCTCCTTTCCGCCTTTCGGGGGCTTGGGGAGGGGGATCTTTTCCAGGAGGTCCCCGTGGGGGCCCAGGGCTTGCAGGCCCCCAGGGCCCACGTCCTCCACCACCTGGTGGAGCACGCCCAGCACCACGCCGGCCAGGTCATCTACGCCCGCAAGCTCCTGGGCTGA
- a CDS encoding YkgJ family cysteine cluster protein, with protein MSPVEANWEALEADLADYLARKGLVPSCRAGCAACCHGLVTLSRLEGEALLPHLTEAQQSRLLEEGPKRLALLREGKEDPRFPSRFFQSRTPCPFLEGGLCGVYPHRPLACRGLLTTGDPALCAPEAKTPKGHFLAVPWRMAHRRMEALWEEERRRHGFVVIGELAGLLYLLLQGLPEGRGEVEGLLRELGVLGGRWGFQVV; from the coding sequence ATGAGCCCGGTGGAGGCCAACTGGGAGGCCCTCGAGGCGGACCTCGCCGACTACCTCGCCCGAAAAGGCCTCGTCCCCTCCTGCCGGGCGGGGTGCGCCGCCTGTTGCCACGGCCTGGTGACCCTCTCCCGCCTGGAAGGGGAGGCCCTCCTCCCCCACCTCACGGAGGCCCAGCAGTCCCGCCTCCTGGAGGAAGGCCCCAAGCGCCTGGCCCTCCTCCGGGAGGGTAAGGAGGATCCCCGCTTCCCAAGCCGCTTCTTCCAAAGCCGCACCCCTTGCCCCTTCCTGGAGGGGGGCCTTTGCGGGGTCTACCCCCACAGGCCCCTGGCCTGCCGGGGCCTCCTCACCACCGGGGACCCCGCCCTTTGTGCGCCAGAGGCCAAGACCCCCAAGGGGCACTTCCTGGCGGTGCCCTGGCGCATGGCCCACCGCCGCATGGAGGCCCTTTGGGAGGAGGAAAGGCGGCGCCACGGCTTCGTGGTGATCGGGGAACTTGCGGGCCTCCTCTACCTCCTCCTCCAGGGCCTGCCCGAGGGGCGGGGGGAGGTGGAGGGCCTCCTCCGGGAGCTCGGGGTGCTGGGGGGGCGGTGGGGGTTCCAGGTGGTGTAG
- the tilS gene encoding tRNA lysidine(34) synthetase TilS yields the protein MPERFSQGLEEAFRERLSRLAPKDPLVLAVSGGGDSVALAHLTRRAGREAVVAHLDHALRPDSGEDLAFVRALAERLGFPFRAERVEVGRVAEKRGENLEAVAREIRYAFLHRVAKEVGARAILTAHTLDDQAETVVLKLLQGTARGLGIREREGLVVRPLLPFRREELRAFLRELKEVWREDPSNRDLALDRNYLRLAVFPLLEARFPRAKEALARFAGVREEEEDHLEREAGARLLPDPRFFVPAFRAAPLLRAPAVLRRRALRRVLEALDLRPEGRLIALLEEALGGRAATLPGGHLARRKGGTLFLIPPDPKLPLPPGFRRPEPGDYLERPFGRKRLRDFLAEKGVPKELKGLWPVRAEGKRVLEVLGLFPPPEEEGFMALALGEARAAFQEGEVPVGAVLVVGEEVHADHNRVEATQDPTAHAEMLLLRRVGRRARGGRLYVTLEPCRMCHHALQEAGVEVVYGAENLKEGALTRFGHGEGLRGGLLEGECAKLLKDFFARLREGCRSG from the coding sequence TTGCCTGAGAGGTTTTCCCAGGGCCTGGAGGAGGCCTTCCGGGAGCGGCTTTCCCGGCTTGCTCCCAAGGACCCCTTGGTGCTGGCCGTCTCGGGGGGTGGGGACTCGGTGGCCTTGGCCCACCTGACGAGGCGGGCGGGGAGGGAGGCGGTGGTGGCCCACCTGGACCACGCCCTCCGCCCGGATAGCGGGGAGGATTTGGCCTTCGTGCGGGCCCTGGCGGAAAGGCTCGGCTTCCCCTTCCGGGCCGAGCGGGTGGAGGTGGGGAGGGTTGCCGAGAAGCGGGGGGAGAACCTGGAGGCGGTGGCCCGGGAGATCCGCTACGCCTTCTTGCACCGGGTGGCCAAGGAGGTGGGGGCCAGGGCCATCCTCACCGCCCACACCCTGGACGACCAGGCGGAGACCGTGGTCCTCAAGCTCCTCCAGGGCACGGCCCGGGGCCTGGGCATCCGGGAAAGGGAGGGCCTGGTGGTGCGGCCCCTCCTCCCCTTCCGTCGGGAGGAGCTGAGGGCCTTCCTGCGGGAGCTTAAGGAGGTTTGGCGGGAGGATCCTTCCAACCGGGACCTCGCCCTGGACCGGAACTACCTGAGGCTTGCGGTCTTTCCCCTCTTGGAGGCCCGCTTCCCCCGGGCCAAGGAGGCCCTGGCCCGTTTCGCCGGGGTGCGGGAGGAGGAGGAGGACCACCTGGAGCGGGAGGCCGGGGCTCGCCTTCTCCCCGACCCCCGTTTCTTCGTGCCCGCCTTCCGGGCAGCGCCCCTCCTCAGGGCACCGGCTGTCCTGCGCCGGCGGGCCTTGCGGCGGGTGCTGGAGGCCCTGGACCTCAGGCCCGAGGGAAGGCTCATCGCCCTCCTGGAGGAGGCCTTGGGGGGCAGGGCGGCGACCCTTCCGGGAGGGCATCTGGCCCGGCGCAAGGGGGGCACCCTCTTCCTCATCCCCCCTGACCCCAAACTCCCCCTGCCCCCGGGCTTCCGCCGGCCGGAGCCCGGGGACTACCTGGAAAGGCCTTTTGGGAGGAAGCGCCTGCGGGACTTCCTGGCGGAGAAGGGGGTGCCCAAGGAGCTCAAGGGGCTTTGGCCCGTGCGGGCGGAGGGGAAGCGGGTCCTGGAGGTCTTGGGCCTTTTCCCGCCGCCGGAGGAGGAGGGCTTCATGGCCTTGGCCCTGGGGGAGGCCCGGGCGGCCTTCCAGGAGGGGGAGGTTCCGGTGGGGGCGGTCCTGGTGGTGGGGGAGGAGGTCCACGCCGACCACAACCGGGTGGAGGCCACCCAGGACCCCACGGCCCACGCGGAGATGCTCCTCCTGCGCCGGGTGGGCCGACGGGCCCGGGGGGGGAGGCTTTACGTGACCCTCGAGCCCTGCCGCATGTGCCACCACGCCCTGCAGGAGGCGGGGGTGGAGGTGGTCTACGGGGCGGAGAACCTGAAGGAGGGGGCCTTGACCCGGTTTGGCCACGGGGAGGGGCTGAGGGGTGGCCTCCTGGAGGGGGAGTGTGCTAAGCTCCTAAAGGACTTCTTCGCCCGGCTCAGGGAGGGGTGCCGGAGCGGTTGA
- a CDS encoding CDGSH iron-sulfur domain-containing protein, with product MRLRFRENGPYVLDLPEGTPFRLNGEEMRLERANLALCRCGQSGNKPFCDGSHKEVGFQAEKGELETAP from the coding sequence ATGAGGCTTCGCTTCCGGGAAAACGGCCCCTACGTCCTGGACCTGCCCGAGGGAACCCCCTTCCGCCTGAACGGGGAGGAGATGCGGCTAGAAAGGGCCAACCTCGCCCTTTGCCGCTGCGGCCAGTCCGGAAACAAACCCTTCTGCGACGGGAGCCACAAGGAGGTGGGGTTCCAGGCGGAGAAAGGGGAGCTGGAAACAGCCCCCTAG
- the treS gene encoding maltose alpha-D-glucosyltransferase has translation MDPLWYKDAVIYQLHVRSFFDANDDGYGDFEGLRQKLPYLEALGVNTLWLMPFFQSPLRDDGYDISDYYQILPVHGTLEDFRRFLDEAHARGMRVIIELVLNHTSSDHPWFQEARKPGSPMRDFYVWSDTPDKYKGVRVIFQDFEPSNWTFDPVAGAYYWHRFYHHQPDLNWDNPEVERAMHQVMFFWADMGVDGFRLDAIPYLYEREGTSCENLPETIEAVKRLRKALEERYGPGKVLLAEANMWPEETLPYFGEGDGVHMAYNFPLMPRLFLALRREDRGPIEAMLQETEGIPETAQWALFLRNHDELTLEKVTEEEREFLWEVYAPDPRYRINLGIRRRLMPLLGGDRRRFELLHALLFTLKGSPILYYGDEIGMGDNPFLGDRNGVRTPMQWSADRNAGFSRAPYHRLFLPPVSEGPYSYHFVNVEAQRENPHSLLNFVRRFLGIRNRYARVLGRGSLRLLPVENRRILAYVREYQGEKVLVVANLSRYTQAFDLPLEGYEGQVPVELFSQSPFPPVEGRYRLALGPHGFSLFALRPKEEVERLHLSDGAAPQEEAEGLQGLPSVPLSAGVEGLFIDTLVDERARAAFLGALGKALGERAWLALRPRRVELKDALRFQKEPPLYLTLLRLEGEEGSLEAFLPIALRREGEGPGLFARVRGGGYLFELSQDPGFYALLLRRLAQGFEGRSLRAHYRGHHPGPVPETLELLRPGLAAGEGVWLQVGLVQDGGLDRTERLLSRLDLPWVLKPIGGLYWARGQGRRALALTGTLPSRRPQEAFAHALRLAGEGLARLQDHPVGEGALGLVAGALGELEALARLLGVRLALLHRALREAEGEGEGIPLLNRGLEAFVEAEGEVFLLALGREGRGHPLQDLARLAYDLERALYLAAEEGQGGEAWVDLAADFLEAALLQAYQEADQGDLQAVGFPQAMLALAEEQALREGLGRKRILERWRRRAKDQGVR, from the coding sequence GTGGATCCCCTTTGGTACAAGGATGCGGTCATCTATCAGCTGCACGTGCGCTCCTTCTTTGACGCCAACGACGACGGCTACGGGGACTTTGAGGGCTTGAGGCAAAAGCTGCCCTACTTGGAGGCCTTGGGGGTGAACACCCTTTGGCTCATGCCCTTCTTCCAGTCCCCCTTAAGGGACGATGGGTACGACATCTCCGACTACTACCAGATCCTGCCCGTCCACGGGACCCTCGAGGACTTCCGGCGCTTCCTGGACGAGGCCCACGCCAGGGGGATGCGGGTCATCATCGAGCTGGTCCTCAACCACACCTCCAGCGACCACCCTTGGTTCCAGGAGGCCAGGAAGCCGGGTAGCCCCATGCGGGACTTTTACGTGTGGAGCGATACCCCGGACAAGTACAAGGGGGTCCGGGTCATCTTCCAGGACTTTGAGCCCAGCAACTGGACCTTTGACCCGGTGGCCGGGGCCTACTACTGGCACCGCTTCTACCACCATCAGCCCGACCTCAACTGGGACAACCCCGAGGTGGAACGGGCCATGCACCAGGTGATGTTCTTCTGGGCCGACATGGGGGTGGACGGTTTCCGCCTGGACGCCATCCCCTACCTCTACGAGCGGGAGGGGACCAGTTGCGAAAACCTTCCCGAGACCATTGAGGCGGTGAAACGCCTGCGCAAGGCCTTGGAGGAGCGCTATGGCCCCGGTAAGGTCCTCTTGGCTGAGGCCAACATGTGGCCCGAGGAAACCCTCCCCTACTTCGGGGAGGGGGACGGGGTGCACATGGCCTACAACTTCCCCCTGATGCCCCGCCTTTTCCTGGCCCTGCGCCGGGAGGACCGGGGCCCCATTGAGGCCATGCTTCAGGAGACGGAGGGCATACCGGAGACCGCCCAGTGGGCCCTTTTCCTGCGCAACCACGACGAGCTCACCCTGGAGAAGGTCACGGAGGAGGAGCGGGAGTTCCTCTGGGAGGTCTATGCCCCTGACCCCAGGTACCGGATCAACCTGGGGATCCGCCGCAGGCTCATGCCCCTCCTGGGTGGGGATAGGCGGCGGTTTGAGCTGCTTCACGCCCTCCTCTTCACCCTAAAGGGAAGCCCCATCCTCTACTACGGGGACGAGATCGGCATGGGGGATAACCCTTTCCTGGGCGACCGCAACGGGGTGCGGACCCCCATGCAGTGGTCGGCGGACCGGAACGCGGGCTTTTCCCGGGCCCCCTACCACCGCCTCTTCCTGCCCCCGGTGAGCGAGGGGCCCTACAGCTACCACTTTGTCAACGTGGAGGCCCAGAGGGAAAACCCCCACTCCCTCCTGAACTTCGTGCGCCGCTTCCTGGGCATCCGGAACCGGTACGCCCGGGTTCTGGGCCGGGGCAGTCTGCGCCTGCTTCCCGTGGAGAACCGGCGGATCCTGGCCTACGTGCGGGAGTACCAGGGGGAGAAGGTCCTGGTGGTGGCCAACCTCTCCCGCTACACCCAGGCCTTTGACCTGCCCTTGGAGGGGTATGAGGGCCAGGTCCCGGTGGAGCTTTTCTCCCAAAGCCCCTTTCCCCCGGTGGAGGGGCGTTACCGCCTGGCCTTGGGTCCCCATGGTTTCAGCCTCTTTGCCCTAAGGCCCAAGGAGGAGGTGGAGCGCCTCCACCTTTCCGACGGGGCCGCGCCCCAGGAGGAGGCAGAGGGACTCCAGGGCCTGCCCTCCGTGCCCCTCTCCGCCGGTGTGGAGGGCCTCTTCATCGATACTTTGGTGGACGAAAGGGCCCGGGCCGCCTTCCTGGGGGCCTTGGGTAAGGCGCTGGGGGAGCGGGCTTGGCTGGCCCTGAGGCCCAGGCGGGTGGAGCTCAAGGACGCCCTTCGTTTCCAGAAGGAACCCCCTTTGTACCTCACCCTCCTGCGCCTCGAGGGGGAGGAGGGTTCCCTTGAGGCCTTTTTGCCCATCGCCCTGCGCCGGGAGGGGGAAGGCCCGGGGCTTTTCGCCCGGGTGCGGGGAGGGGGATACCTCTTTGAGCTCTCCCAGGACCCCGGGTTTTACGCCCTCCTCTTAAGGAGGCTCGCCCAAGGGTTTGAGGGCCGGAGCCTCAGGGCCCACTACCGGGGCCACCATCCGGGTCCCGTTCCCGAAACCCTGGAGCTTCTCCGCCCGGGTCTGGCGGCAGGGGAAGGGGTTTGGCTCCAGGTGGGGTTGGTCCAGGATGGGGGGCTGGACCGTACGGAGCGCCTTTTGTCCCGCCTGGATCTCCCTTGGGTCCTGAAGCCCATAGGGGGGCTTTACTGGGCTCGAGGCCAGGGACGGCGGGCCTTGGCCCTCACCGGTACCCTCCCTTCCCGCCGTCCCCAGGAGGCCTTTGCCCACGCCTTGAGGCTGGCGGGGGAGGGCCTGGCCCGGTTGCAAGACCACCCGGTTGGCGAGGGGGCCTTGGGCCTGGTGGCCGGTGCCCTCGGGGAGCTGGAGGCCCTGGCCCGGCTTCTGGGGGTGCGGCTTGCCCTTTTGCACCGGGCCTTGCGGGAGGCGGAGGGAGAGGGGGAGGGGATACCCCTCCTGAACCGCGGTTTAGAGGCTTTTGTGGAGGCGGAAGGGGAGGTTTTCCTTCTGGCCTTGGGCAGGGAGGGTAGGGGCCATCCCCTTCAGGACCTGGCCCGGCTGGCCTACGACCTGGAGCGGGCCCTTTATCTGGCGGCGGAGGAGGGGCAAGGAGGGGAGGCTTGGGTGGATCTGGCCGCGGACTTTCTGGAGGCGGCTCTTCTTCAGGCCTACCAGGAGGCGGACCAGGGGGACTTGCAGGCCGTGGGGTTCCCCCAGGCCATGCTGGCCTTGGCGGAGGAACAGGCCCTGCGGGAGGGGCTTGGCCGGAAAAGGATCCTGGAGCGTTGGCGGAGGAGGGCTAAGGACCAAGGGGTCCGGTAG